The Astatotilapia calliptera chromosome 8, fAstCal1.2, whole genome shotgun sequence nucleotide sequence TAATACGTCTATTTGAAACCTGCTATTATCTCCACTTCCAGTTTCGTAGGTGCTGGTTACAACATAGAATGAATGAAGGCCTACGGAGCTTTAGCTCAAAAACAGTTATATCTTGGGGTGCACATGTTCCCTCTGGCAATACTGATCAtctttttttagatttattacaggttttatttaaagtaaaatggATTCATGTGTGTATTAAGGATGTCGAAACATTCTAAGACACTTTATGGCATTGACAACTTTGATTTCAGGCAATTCAGATTCTGAAAAAGTGTTGTATAGGTAAAACTGGCTTACTTTTCAGAAAAATTTAAGGACATAggtattgttttaatttaatttcagacATATATGAAGCAGGTGTAAATAGTTATTTTAGCTGTGTAGCTCAATAGCTATCTCATGAGCACCTGGATGAAATGCAGCCATTTACAGTATAGTGGGAATGCCTAACCTAGATTGGCACTGATTGGTATCTGGCTGGCGCCTTAGTAATCGGGTACTTGTCATTTCAACATGTCAGAAATCTTAACAGCTAGCTTCTTTTTAAGTAAAAACTAAGCTAGCATCTTGACAAAAAGCCAGCTTCTGTTTTGCAACAGCAACATTTATATGTGCATTTTATTGAGCAAATCACAAGATGAGATAACAAAGCATGTTCTATAAATATGATACAATTTAGAAAATGATCAGGCAGCAGCTATGATATTTGAGCTACTGTTGATCGACTGTCTTCTTAATTAGATGATTTTCTGCCTTTCTTTTGCTTTACTTTGGACTGTTAGTATGTTTACAGAAAAGTCAATGTAAAGCTTTTGCCTTTGCCACTGGGATACAAAGCATTTTACTCAGTGCACCACGTTGCATACACATTAAGCAATGCGAAATGATCAGTTAGAAAGCCTTTCTGTTGTGAGTTTAATCATAGTAAATGCATATATTTTTCTCCACAGCCTTGTCATTTCATTTCCCTGCTTCTAAAGAAAAACCTCTAAGTTTTCCTGAAATaaaccatattttaaaaaaattcttgaTCCAAAAAACCCTGCTTTTTGCTGAAGATTTGTTATGCAAGTTCTGCACAAAATCCTTTTTTGGAGCACACATTTGCCTCGAGTTTTGTTCATCGTGTGCCTTACCAGTTTTTGTTTACGTAGCAACAGAGCAGCAATGAACACAGCTAAAAGAAAACCCTGGAACACAATAAGACCGTCCTTCAGATTGCTCCTGTAGAGTGCCTTTTCCATCACAACGGGTCCTGCACAGTGAAAAGATGTATGTCAGCTGCGCATTTTCATGAGTGAGTTGGTAcatacttaaaaaataaaaaatatggtaAAAGTTCACTGTATTTTTAAAGATCTGCTGATGACATGCTGTTCCAGCTACTTACTGAAAACTTTTACTTCGGTTCCGGGTCCCTGTGTTTCATTTATCTTGCAGTAGTACACGCCACTGTGCCTCATTTGTATGTTGTTGATGTAAAGATAGGCCATTTGGAAACGAATGTTGTCATCTATCAATGTCGATAGCGGTGTTTGCTCGTCTCCGATCTTGTTGGCCTTGAACCACTTCACAGTAGAATTATGTTGTCGTGAGGATGAACAGTAAATGGGCACACTGCTTTTAACTGCCACACCATAGAAGCGGGGTTTCTGTTTGATCTGCAGTATCTTGTTATCAGCAACTAAGCAGACAAAGAAAGGTTGAAAGAGACTGTGACACAGTTATACCAGCAATTATCACACATTTCAAATGGacaaaatatacattaaaaGGATTTTGTCATTGTGGTTGAGGATAAATAATGTGTATGCCACTTATGAGATGCTTGCTTTACAGAGAACAGTGATGTACGTAACCTCCTGGGACCCCGTGTTCTCATACAGGGACATTGCATTAAGACTTTTCTTCACCATATATATTTCATTCTAATGAATCatgtttcttagttttttgtttgtttgtttgtttgtttgtttgtttgtttgtttgtttgtttgtttgtttgtttgtttgtttgtttgtttgtttgtttgtttgtttgtttgtttgtttgttgtgccTGTCCCGTTCGGCactgtagcaatcagaattattgtctgaaggccaaaaacccaacagatttttttttaatcaagtagATCATTATTGGCCCACTAGATTGATtggtattattttttcatttatttttaacttttaagttattacaaacagaacagacatgactgggggataggaaagggGAAGACAAAGACAAGAGTTCAAGAAAAggagaggggaaagaaaaacaggcagAAGGACAGTGAGAAAAGACCTTAAAAAGTCCACTGGTTCACctgctggaagaaaaaaaagagaacaacacaGTAGGGAGACCACAGCAACAACCTTGGTAActataaataacagtaaataataaatgttgaaTGTTACCAAGCAGAACACAAGCCCGTCAATGCACAGTatgctttgaggcagcaacAAAGGAAGATATAGAGTGTGTCTATGagcacccatgtgtacacctgtgtgcagaCTTGTCTGCGTGAGCGCGCTTGTATGTaaaaggtttctccatttaACTATCTgatagagggtgtggggagccatagccttgtcccccagggcatgaagcagacatggaggagatccaggtcCCAAACATCTAGAGGCCCTCCAGAGCGCGatagcccaaggaggaccaccggaggggcagcAGTGCCATCCTcctggaaagagctgaggagagccccagactGAGGGttacccagcagccacggtgaAGAAGCTACAGGAGACTGCGGTGACATGCCCACAGGCCCTGTCGGCAGCCAGCCGCGGGACGAGCCCCAGGCCCAGAGGGCCGAggtccccccacccccccagaAGGGGCCCAACTGAGCCACAGGTGCCATGCCCCACCAAGATTGAGTCGGTGCATACCTGAGTGCAGCCCCGGACACcgagaaccaccaatgcactgACGTCTGCGGGCATCAGCCACCAGCAGggtaacccctaaccctaacccacaCCTGGGGGGGCTGAgattttgtactttttcaaaTAATGTTAACTTTcttgttttatcctgtgaaataAACCCATTGTCCCCAGATGAGgacatgtttttctgtgaaatCATAAGGGCTTCCTGTTGAAAGAGGAAGCTTAGTTTGTATCACGAAGGAGCTAGCTAGGAGAAGTTAAAAATGCGTACTAAACAAGAGCTCAGGTCTCAAgagtatggaagcccgtttccgccactaaaaaaaaaaaaggatccataactcaaaatttcgagttattttctcgaaatttcgagttattttctcaaaatttcgagttattttctcgaaatttcgagttattttctcgaaatttcgagttattttctcaaaatttcgagttattttctcgaaatttcaagttagtttctcgaaatttcgacacaataactcgaaatttcgatttattaactcaaaattttgagaaaagcaactcgaaatttcaagttagcgctgccaatcagtaatctacgtgaatgacgtcatttccatgTTACCCGAAAGCTGAAGCCCTAGGCTACAAATGCTATagctaagctaccggtattacatccagtcgtgaatgcacagattgctgagtgttttcagtgttttcagtgttttcagtgtttttcagcctggcttcacaaatgatgaaatccctgtgttattagctgaatcacatggtggTAACACATGTGGTAACATCATCattactatcagcaaacgtactcgcgaaagcgccaatttgttgggatccgtttttgagtgcgcgttcctctgcgccatatgcttccgggtaacaagaaagcgac carries:
- the cd79b gene encoding B-cell antigen receptor complex-associated protein beta chain, whose amino-acid sequence is MRWMLAGWWGLVLISLSVADNKILQIKQKPRFYGVAVKSSVPIYCSSSRQHNSTVKWFKANKIGDEQTPLSTLIDDNIRFQMAYLYINNIQMRHSGVYYCKINETQGPGTEVKVFRPVVMEKALYRSNLKDGLIVFQGFLLAVFIAALLLRKQKLWERRDSEYEEPETDHIYEGLAIETCGGGLYEELSVYAQAEGAEAPWE